Proteins encoded by one window of Emticicia oligotrophica DSM 17448:
- a CDS encoding LytR/AlgR family response regulator transcription factor, producing MKKLSNFTAKILNNFTDSLNKPMATSISSTRGFIISLLVGLFVAIVATGVQPFGLAEFNHESKTLFLAGFGLVAFIGMLIAKFIFPIALPNFYNDQTWTVARQITHLTVSVFVVGILIMFYAQVFAITQFSIVNILVATAISIIPAAVITFIQQGLFHNKFTSNAENITSSLGSINPPASQQLFPVMVFGESGKKLSLVPNQLIYAETSKDSTDFYWQSLMGVEKTTIQTPLSQVEKELAAHPQFVRLHRNFVVNMRGIHKVEGNARGYRLRIARTKHEIPVSRKFHKKLEQLGQ from the coding sequence ATGAAGAAATTAAGCAATTTTACGGCGAAGATTCTAAACAATTTTACTGATTCTCTTAACAAACCGATGGCTACTTCAATTAGCTCTACTCGCGGGTTTATTATCTCGCTTTTAGTAGGTTTATTCGTAGCAATAGTAGCAACGGGTGTACAACCTTTCGGCCTTGCTGAATTTAATCATGAATCAAAAACGCTGTTTCTAGCAGGTTTTGGTTTAGTAGCATTTATTGGAATGCTCATTGCTAAATTTATTTTTCCAATTGCTTTACCAAACTTCTACAACGACCAAACTTGGACGGTAGCTCGTCAGATTACTCACCTTACAGTAAGTGTATTCGTTGTTGGAATTTTAATTATGTTTTACGCTCAAGTATTTGCTATCACGCAATTTTCAATTGTCAATATATTAGTAGCTACGGCCATAAGCATAATTCCAGCAGCAGTCATTACTTTCATTCAACAAGGCTTGTTTCATAATAAGTTTACAAGCAATGCCGAGAACATTACAAGCAGCTTAGGTTCAATTAACCCACCTGCAAGCCAACAGTTATTTCCTGTAATGGTGTTTGGTGAAAGTGGGAAAAAGCTAAGTTTGGTACCCAATCAATTAATTTACGCTGAAACATCTAAAGATTCAACTGATTTTTATTGGCAAAGCTTAATGGGCGTAGAAAAAACAACCATTCAAACGCCACTTTCACAAGTAGAGAAAGAGTTAGCGGCTCACCCACAATTTGTTCGCTTACACCGTAATTTTGTAGTAAATATGCGTGGTATTCATAAAGTTGAAGGCAATGCTCGTGGCTATCGTTTACGAATTGCACGAACTAAACATGAAATTCCTGTTTCAAGAAAGTTTCATAAAAAACTAGAGCAATTAGGTCAATAA